One Deltaproteobacteria bacterium DNA window includes the following coding sequences:
- a CDS encoding outer membrane beta-barrel domain-containing protein — MKRFRSSTGCCLLVLSLALSGQAYAQNEGGEGKQEQKGDQEKPEGGAEDGAKEGEEGVPPEQPEAPPPSDDALKTKQADLQPTATPSISSGPRDLREQWKDIVVIPRKTFLKRRRVELSPFVGTSVNDNLIQHTAIGGELNYHITDILSIGAMGMYYFPQVLDQEFFTRYHFRKVPSLNKYKGTVVGNMSYVPIYGKFSVFNKWIWHYEIFVTGGVGVSFTEIIPRDYDYEPFSNLALTFPIGMGGRLFITRWLAAQVSFRDFMMLDKFEPPGRQDVDGAKAKEKAETRFINNVMFTAGFSFYLPLDFSYTTFR, encoded by the coding sequence ATGAAACGGTTTCGCAGCTCTACCGGATGTTGCTTGTTGGTGCTCAGTCTGGCGCTTTCCGGCCAGGCCTACGCCCAGAACGAAGGGGGCGAAGGAAAGCAAGAGCAGAAGGGCGACCAGGAGAAACCCGAAGGGGGTGCCGAAGACGGCGCGAAGGAAGGCGAGGAGGGCGTTCCGCCCGAACAGCCCGAAGCGCCGCCCCCGTCGGACGACGCCCTCAAGACCAAGCAGGCCGACCTGCAACCCACAGCGACTCCAAGCATCAGCTCCGGCCCCCGGGACCTGCGGGAGCAGTGGAAGGACATCGTGGTGATCCCGCGAAAGACCTTCCTCAAGCGGCGCCGCGTGGAGCTGTCCCCGTTCGTGGGGACCTCGGTGAACGACAACCTGATTCAGCACACCGCGATCGGCGGTGAGCTCAATTACCACATCACCGACATCCTCAGCATCGGCGCCATGGGCATGTACTACTTCCCCCAGGTGCTCGATCAGGAATTCTTCACCCGGTACCACTTCCGCAAGGTGCCGAGCCTCAACAAGTACAAGGGCACGGTGGTCGGGAACATGTCGTACGTGCCCATCTACGGCAAGTTCTCCGTCTTCAACAAGTGGATCTGGCACTACGAGATCTTCGTCACCGGCGGGGTGGGCGTCAGCTTCACCGAGATCATTCCGCGCGACTACGACTACGAGCCGTTCAGCAACCTCGCCCTGACCTTCCCGATCGGCATGGGCGGACGCCTTTTCATCACGAGATGGCTCGCCGCCCAGGTCTCCTTCCGCGATTTCATGATGCTCGACAAGTTCGAGCCTCCCGGGCGGCAAGACGTAGACGGCGCCAAGGCCAAGGAAAAGGCGGAGACGCGCTTCATCAACAACGTGATGTTCACGGCCGGCTTCAGCTTCTACCTGCCGCTGGACTTCAGCTACACCACGTTCCGCTAG
- the ftsY gene encoding signal recognition particle-docking protein FtsY produces the protein MNAGALIFGAFGVVLVVLLILAARRLGRKGAERSFDSDQAGSEDDRELAAEAEEAARTGGDSDEESDEEAAPEEEEARPPRPTRDRAAEAKRLGQGLAKTRGGFVARLGQLFRGRPALDEQLLEQVEEVLFTADIGVQTSQSLMEGLRREASKKGLSTPDQIWDFLRARAEEMLTLRQVAPLDVGRGHPFVLLVVGVNGTGKTTTIGKLASRLRAEGRSVLLAAGDTFRAAAADQLEVWGKRTETPVVRGKEGADPASVIVEALKRAQAEQVDVLIADTAGRLHTKVDLMEELQKVRRAIAKHEEGAPHETFLVLDSTTGQNAIAQAKIFKDALDITGIVLTKLDGTAKGGVVLGISHELGLPVRFVGIGEKVEDLREFDAEAFADALFERSEEASET, from the coding sequence ATGAATGCAGGAGCCCTGATCTTCGGCGCCTTCGGCGTCGTGCTGGTAGTCCTTCTGATCCTCGCGGCGCGTCGCCTCGGACGTAAAGGCGCGGAACGTTCCTTCGACTCGGATCAGGCCGGCTCCGAGGACGACCGCGAGCTCGCTGCCGAGGCGGAGGAGGCCGCGCGCACAGGAGGGGACAGCGACGAGGAGTCCGACGAGGAGGCTGCGCCCGAGGAGGAAGAGGCGCGCCCGCCCCGCCCGACGCGCGACCGCGCCGCCGAGGCGAAGCGTCTCGGACAGGGGCTCGCGAAGACGCGCGGGGGCTTCGTGGCCCGCCTCGGACAGCTCTTCCGCGGTCGCCCGGCGCTCGACGAGCAGCTCCTCGAGCAGGTGGAGGAGGTGCTCTTCACCGCCGACATCGGGGTGCAGACCTCGCAGTCGCTGATGGAGGGCCTCCGCCGCGAGGCGAGCAAGAAGGGCCTCTCCACGCCAGACCAGATCTGGGACTTCCTCCGGGCGCGCGCCGAGGAGATGCTGACGCTCCGGCAGGTGGCTCCGCTCGACGTAGGCCGTGGGCACCCCTTCGTGTTGCTCGTGGTGGGCGTGAACGGGACGGGCAAGACCACCACCATCGGCAAGCTCGCCTCGCGGCTGCGCGCGGAGGGCCGCTCCGTTCTGCTGGCCGCGGGCGATACCTTCCGCGCCGCGGCGGCCGACCAGCTCGAGGTGTGGGGGAAGCGTACAGAGACGCCTGTCGTCCGAGGTAAGGAAGGGGCGGACCCGGCCTCGGTGATCGTGGAGGCACTGAAGCGAGCCCAGGCCGAGCAGGTGGACGTGCTCATCGCCGACACCGCCGGGCGCCTCCATACCAAGGTGGACCTGATGGAGGAGCTGCAGAAGGTGCGGCGGGCCATCGCGAAGCATGAGGAGGGGGCCCCGCACGAGACCTTCCTGGTGCTGGATTCCACCACCGGCCAGAACGCGATCGCCCAGGCCAAGATCTTCAAGGACGCGCTAGATATCACCGGGATTGTGCTCACGAAGCTGGACGGCACGGCCAAGGGCGGCGTGGTGCTCGGCATCAGCCACGAGCTGGGCCTTCCCGTGCGCTTCGTGGGCATCGGCGAGAAGGTGGAGGACCTGCGCGAATTCGACGCCGAGGCCTTCGCGGATGCTCTCTTCGAGCGCAGCGAAGAGGCCTCCGAGACCTGA
- a CDS encoding carboxypeptidase regulatory-like domain-containing protein, with translation MRLSPIALAVLSAALAGLAPKAVALAAPTLTVQGRATLRITQARHAAGVVELTGELRDADLHHGLAARPVRVELAGGTRRVAQVAVTDPYGLFRVRFGAPSGVYQVSARAGADAHFSAAELSPSPLDVTRSALDLELRVAHELDASQASQLVEVRARVAARPAAVPIRLLVGGKPAADLRTDATGLARARLATAQLGAPGPLTLSARFSGDGSTNAAEAKVEVVLVSPVTVTLRADRHELQADEELELVGEVRDLLGPVATTAVGLEAMGRHVTSALTEADGRFALRLSASAFAPGPLDLVATATPAVVWRRAGSSRPLTIHIAAPRPIPVTLYAGPALVTALVLLGVAYRRRGALWRRSPRRRPSAGVTPQTLSTDAAPLPSGLRVAPPGRRTSAALDHGLAGVVWDPVDRRPIIAAEVRVTLQDGSEIHALTDGEGAFALEELAPGRHRVCVSRRGYVSERFEAALPHGGPLRGVRVDLVPVRVRLLELYRDVTLERLPHDGVWGRWTPREILRHSLGGAARDAHPLEELTALLEQAYWSAYPAAESELARARRLAARLAG, from the coding sequence ATGCGGCTCTCCCCGATAGCCCTGGCGGTGCTCTCCGCCGCGCTGGCCGGGCTCGCGCCCAAGGCCGTTGCGCTGGCGGCTCCCACCCTGACGGTCCAGGGTCGCGCCACGCTCCGCATCACCCAGGCCCGCCACGCCGCCGGGGTCGTCGAGCTCACCGGAGAGCTCCGCGACGCCGACCTGCACCACGGCCTCGCCGCCCGGCCGGTCCGTGTCGAGCTCGCGGGGGGGACACGCCGGGTCGCGCAGGTGGCCGTGACCGACCCCTACGGCCTCTTTCGCGTGCGGTTCGGCGCCCCGAGCGGTGTGTATCAGGTTTCCGCCCGCGCCGGAGCCGACGCCCACTTCAGCGCCGCGGAGCTCAGCCCCTCCCCGCTCGACGTCACCCGCAGCGCTCTCGATCTGGAGCTCCGCGTGGCCCACGAGCTCGACGCCTCGCAGGCGAGCCAGCTCGTGGAGGTGCGGGCCCGCGTTGCCGCGCGTCCTGCGGCCGTCCCCATCCGGCTCCTCGTGGGTGGAAAGCCGGCCGCGGACCTGCGCACCGACGCCACTGGACTGGCGCGCGCCCGCCTCGCGACCGCGCAGCTCGGCGCCCCGGGGCCCCTCACGCTCTCGGCGCGCTTCTCCGGCGATGGGTCCACCAACGCGGCTGAGGCCAAGGTCGAGGTCGTCCTCGTCTCGCCCGTCACCGTCACCCTGCGGGCCGACCGGCACGAGCTCCAGGCCGACGAGGAGCTCGAGCTCGTCGGCGAGGTGCGTGACCTGCTCGGCCCCGTCGCCACGACCGCCGTCGGCCTGGAGGCCATGGGACGTCACGTGACCAGCGCGCTCACGGAAGCGGACGGACGCTTCGCGCTGCGCCTCTCCGCCTCCGCCTTCGCGCCGGGGCCGCTCGACCTGGTCGCCACCGCGACACCGGCGGTCGTGTGGCGACGCGCGGGAAGCTCGCGCCCCCTGACGATCCACATCGCCGCTCCACGTCCGATCCCGGTGACGCTCTACGCGGGCCCGGCACTCGTCACCGCGCTGGTGCTGCTGGGCGTCGCCTACCGACGCAGGGGCGCGCTCTGGCGCCGCAGCCCGCGCCGACGCCCCAGCGCCGGCGTTACACCGCAGACCCTGTCCACCGACGCCGCGCCCTTGCCGTCGGGGCTGCGCGTCGCACCTCCGGGCCGTCGCACCTCCGCCGCCCTCGACCACGGCCTCGCCGGCGTGGTCTGGGATCCCGTCGACCGCCGGCCGATCATCGCGGCCGAGGTGCGCGTGACGCTGCAGGACGGCTCCGAGATCCACGCCCTCACCGACGGAGAGGGCGCCTTCGCTCTCGAGGAGCTCGCCCCCGGCCGTCATCGGGTCTGCGTCTCGCGAAGGGGCTACGTCAGCGAGCGATTCGAGGCCGCGCTTCCCCACGGGGGACCTCTGCGTGGGGTGCGGGTGGACCTCGTCCCAGTGCGCGTACGACTCCTCGAGCTCTACCGGGACGTGACCCTCGAGCGCCTGCCACACGACGGAGTGTGGGGCCGCTGGACGCCGCGAGAGATCCTGCGTCACAGCCTCGGGGGAGCGGCGAGAGATGCGCATCCCCTCGAGGAGCTCACCGCGCTGCTCGAGCAGGCGTATTGGTCCGCGTACCCGGCGGCCGAGAGCGAGCTCGCCCGCGCCCGCCGTCTCGCGGCGCGCCTCGCCGGCTGA
- a CDS encoding chromosome segregation protein SMC, producing the protein MRIKRLDLCGFKSFCDKAVLDLRQPVSGVVGPNGCGKSNIVDALRWAMGEQSARHLRGKSMEDVIFNGSDSRGPSGMAEISITFENDGRVPAEYLSYSEITITRRLYRDGTSEYEINKLPVRLRDITNLFLGTGVGTKAYSIIEQGRIGLIVSAKPEDRRYYLEEAAGITKYRRRKEAAERKMDATRQNLLRVTDVLEEIGKRLGTLRRQAKKAERYKQYKAEMRDIELWNASHRLLELVAAGKVVEAATAELSGQREEVQTGLDRHELELEGARATSADEERKVSAVQEELYQVDHRMTLNQNALQFQSHEATELERRATEARDEVEQLGRQLAEAESQLQVARGQTAEAEGRRAEIEHELRGRQAVQSELRAELQEVEQVVEAERQSLGGAERAAARSEANLRALGQRRRDLAERSERRREEGERLVERVTSLKAAAEELEGQLVELRVAMQELEERRGQLKARLSELSGQAEHGETALEVLRTELHRRRSRLNSLEEIAARYEGFGRGTRAIMQRLNGSAHKRGVLGLVADVMEAPSAYETALEAVLGQRLGTIIVDDEHVGLEAIEYLKSSAEGRSSFIARFGRKGLGLLDAAPVGFVWDPNEGREAWAEAGAGGAVSTAAAPGVHGAMMSLIQCRGDYRGVAERLLGDVVVVEDLPQALAVWDRIDRQTLVTLEGEILSPDGTVTGGSADAELSGVLRQKREIKELSDIIRDLEQEYGRALDQHVAVKSEMAALEHLLTQATKDGHQGDKDILTREKDVGRLASEVRTLLTRRQDLDEELGQLGRDLESTEDEELSLRDEVDRAHAQGRLASDMLHLLRGERTRLLALVDHATHAVTDAKVSLAHAESLCQSSSRAAHALDEQCQDRRERIVRLEEGAAQGVARAAELRESAARIEVELKELSERRAVCQESLAEGRQRHEACLARVGEVELELKQLRHQASELSAELAKQQLRASEVGMLMGHLTEQVWERYRVPLRAVAGDYHLRPLVTEAELQRIDELRQVIDRMGEINLTAIEEYEELNGRYEFLSTHQKDLDGALNQLQRAIQKINRTCRVRFKETFDAVNERFQVVFPRLFNGGRAKLVLTDEQDPLQAGVEIIAQPPGKKLGSIDMMSGGEKALTAVSMIFAMFLVKPTPFCLLDEVDAPLDEANVIRFKDLVREMSETSQFIIITHNRRTMEIADRLYGVTMEEPGASKLVSVNLSEAQAQVAA; encoded by the coding sequence ATGCGGATCAAACGACTCGATCTGTGCGGCTTCAAATCGTTTTGCGACAAGGCCGTCCTGGACTTGCGCCAGCCCGTGAGCGGGGTGGTCGGCCCCAACGGGTGCGGCAAGTCGAACATCGTGGACGCCTTGCGCTGGGCCATGGGCGAGCAGAGCGCCCGCCACCTTCGTGGCAAGTCCATGGAGGACGTCATCTTCAACGGCTCCGATTCGCGCGGGCCGTCGGGGATGGCAGAGATCTCCATCACTTTCGAGAACGACGGCCGAGTGCCGGCGGAATACCTGAGCTATAGCGAGATCACGATCACGCGCCGCCTCTACCGGGACGGAACGAGCGAGTACGAGATCAACAAGCTTCCGGTGCGCCTGCGGGACATCACGAACCTGTTCCTCGGGACCGGCGTGGGGACCAAGGCCTACTCCATCATCGAGCAGGGCCGCATCGGCCTCATCGTCAGCGCGAAGCCCGAAGACCGTCGCTACTACCTGGAGGAGGCGGCAGGGATCACGAAGTACCGCCGCCGCAAGGAGGCTGCCGAGCGGAAGATGGACGCGACCCGCCAGAACCTCCTGCGCGTTACCGATGTGCTCGAGGAGATCGGTAAGCGCCTCGGGACCCTGCGGCGTCAGGCCAAGAAGGCCGAGCGCTACAAGCAGTACAAGGCCGAGATGCGGGACATCGAGCTCTGGAACGCCTCGCACCGCCTGCTCGAGCTCGTTGCGGCGGGCAAGGTCGTCGAGGCGGCGACCGCGGAGTTATCCGGGCAGCGCGAGGAGGTGCAGACGGGACTCGACCGCCACGAGCTCGAGCTCGAGGGGGCGCGCGCCACGTCGGCCGACGAGGAGCGGAAGGTCTCTGCGGTACAGGAGGAGCTGTACCAGGTCGACCACCGGATGACGCTCAACCAGAACGCGTTGCAGTTCCAGAGCCACGAGGCCACGGAGCTGGAGCGCCGCGCCACGGAAGCGCGGGACGAGGTGGAGCAGCTCGGGCGACAGCTCGCCGAGGCGGAATCGCAGTTGCAGGTGGCTCGCGGGCAGACCGCGGAGGCCGAAGGACGCCGGGCGGAGATCGAGCACGAGCTTCGCGGGCGCCAAGCGGTGCAGTCGGAGCTGCGGGCGGAGCTGCAGGAGGTGGAGCAGGTGGTGGAGGCCGAGCGCCAGTCCCTCGGCGGGGCGGAGCGGGCCGCCGCCCGTTCGGAGGCCAACCTGAGGGCTTTGGGGCAGAGACGGCGGGACCTCGCCGAGCGAAGCGAGCGCCGGCGCGAGGAGGGCGAGCGGCTCGTGGAACGGGTCACCTCGCTCAAGGCGGCCGCCGAGGAGCTGGAGGGCCAGCTCGTCGAACTGCGGGTGGCCATGCAGGAGCTGGAGGAGCGGCGCGGACAGCTCAAGGCGCGGCTCAGCGAGCTCTCGGGACAGGCGGAGCACGGCGAGACGGCGCTCGAGGTGCTTCGCACCGAGCTCCATCGACGCCGCTCGCGGCTGAATTCACTCGAGGAGATCGCGGCGCGCTACGAGGGCTTCGGTCGCGGCACGCGGGCCATCATGCAGCGGCTGAACGGCTCCGCGCACAAGCGCGGGGTGCTCGGCCTCGTGGCGGACGTCATGGAGGCGCCTTCGGCCTACGAGACGGCGCTCGAGGCGGTGCTGGGCCAGAGGCTCGGCACGATCATCGTGGACGACGAACACGTCGGACTCGAGGCGATCGAGTACCTGAAGAGCAGCGCCGAGGGGCGTTCCAGCTTCATCGCGCGCTTCGGGCGCAAGGGCCTCGGGCTCCTTGACGCCGCCCCGGTCGGCTTCGTCTGGGATCCGAACGAGGGACGCGAGGCGTGGGCCGAGGCCGGGGCGGGGGGCGCGGTGTCCACGGCGGCGGCGCCCGGCGTGCACGGCGCGATGATGAGCCTCATCCAGTGCCGGGGCGACTACCGCGGGGTAGCCGAGAGACTGCTCGGCGACGTGGTGGTGGTCGAGGACCTGCCCCAGGCGCTCGCGGTCTGGGATCGCATCGACCGTCAGACCCTCGTCACCCTGGAGGGGGAGATCCTCAGCCCCGACGGTACCGTGACGGGGGGCTCCGCCGACGCCGAGCTGTCCGGCGTGTTGCGCCAGAAGCGCGAGATCAAGGAGCTGTCGGACATCATCCGCGACCTCGAGCAGGAGTACGGGCGCGCCCTGGACCAGCATGTGGCCGTGAAGTCGGAGATGGCTGCGCTGGAACACCTGCTCACGCAGGCCACGAAGGACGGCCACCAGGGCGACAAGGACATCCTGACCCGCGAGAAGGACGTCGGGCGCCTCGCCTCGGAGGTGCGGACGCTCCTCACGCGGCGGCAGGACCTCGACGAAGAGCTGGGGCAGCTGGGTCGCGACCTGGAGTCGACGGAGGACGAGGAGCTCTCGCTGCGCGACGAGGTGGATCGCGCGCACGCGCAGGGGCGGCTGGCCTCCGACATGCTCCACCTGCTTCGGGGCGAGCGGACGCGGCTCTTGGCGCTCGTGGATCACGCGACGCACGCCGTCACGGATGCGAAGGTGTCGCTGGCGCACGCCGAGTCCCTGTGCCAGTCCAGCTCGCGGGCCGCGCACGCGCTCGACGAGCAGTGCCAGGACCGGCGCGAGCGGATCGTCCGGCTCGAGGAGGGCGCGGCGCAAGGCGTGGCGCGAGCGGCCGAGCTGCGAGAGAGCGCGGCGCGCATCGAGGTGGAGCTGAAGGAGCTGTCCGAGCGGCGCGCGGTGTGCCAGGAGAGCCTCGCCGAGGGGCGCCAGCGCCACGAAGCGTGCCTGGCGCGCGTGGGCGAGGTGGAGCTCGAGCTCAAGCAGCTGCGCCACCAGGCCTCCGAGCTCTCCGCAGAGCTCGCGAAGCAGCAGCTTCGGGCGAGCGAGGTGGGGATGCTCATGGGGCACCTCACGGAGCAGGTCTGGGAGCGGTATCGCGTGCCGCTCCGCGCGGTGGCGGGAGACTACCACCTGCGGCCGCTCGTCACCGAGGCGGAGCTCCAGCGTATCGACGAGCTGCGCCAGGTCATCGACCGCATGGGGGAGATCAACCTCACGGCGATCGAGGAATACGAGGAGCTCAACGGGCGGTACGAGTTTCTCTCCACGCATCAGAAGGACCTGGACGGAGCGCTCAACCAGCTCCAGCGAGCGATCCAGAAGATCAATCGAACGTGCCGCGTGCGTTTCAAGGAGACGTTCGACGCAGTCAACGAGCGATTCCAGGTCGTTTTCCCGCGGCTCTTCAACGGGGGGCGCGCCAAGCTCGTGCTCACCGACGAGCAGGACCCCCTCCAGGCGGGCGTCGAGATCATCGCCCAGCCTCCGGGCAAGAAGCTGGGGTCGATCGACATGATGTCGGGTGGCGAGAAGGCGCTGACGGCGGTCAGCATGATCTTCGCCATGTTCCTGGTGAAGCCCACGCCCTTCTGTCTGCTCGACGAGGTGGACGCCCCGCTCGACGAGGCCAACGTGATTCGCTTCAAGGACCTCGTGCGGGAGATGTCCGAGACGTCGCAGTTCATCATCATCACCCACAACCGGCGGACGATGGAGATCGCCGATCGGCTCTACGGGGTGACGATGGAGGAGCCCGGCGCGTCGAAGCTCGTCTCCGTGAACCTGAGCGAGGCGCAGGCCCAGGTCGCGGCCTGA
- a CDS encoding DUF58 domain-containing protein — translation MRPSLTATGATLLAVGGFFVFCGLLAQSWPLFALGTLQVSSLLVLHLLLLPQVGALRRRELELAWWVAAPEHPGGILVAGRPVDLHVLLRNRSPVAFTPAGLRVIASSTLEAPVDGQGCSVVPSRSEVTFRLEVVPRAAGHWFLHGVLLRTTDRLGLFSLELYFPHPLELKVFPPAGASKLPLHFRPRTGATHERAGLRVIRQRGMSSDLRELREHSPGDPFKNIAWKATARTGRLMVREFESEIMTTHWLLLDISPTMREPAAPGQSKLDHALGLAAGLARAALDRGDRVGLLTFDTRVCGHVPPRDGRPQVFRLLDRLLEAQNVVDEDLTDLTDQELYGAVADFLRLQDGLDTRLVRPPPRGSPVWADLVEGPHGEWIDRDATHRAVRESLARRRDGGTPSWWTRIVAASPETAELRLFCRLRGIEVPYRRPSPLARKHQGLAAALGEAAFSRASQMLLVLTDLEDVGEPREVLDVLALAQRRRHHVVVLAPYGPAFAQRSAGVHEARMAVVLGLRHRRQREEIRGSIERLGIPVLSLSPEDTAERVLARLARGTPRRAGSLRL, via the coding sequence ATGCGACCTTCCCTCACGGCCACCGGCGCCACCCTCCTCGCCGTGGGGGGCTTCTTCGTCTTCTGCGGGCTGCTCGCTCAATCGTGGCCGCTCTTTGCGCTCGGAACGCTCCAGGTCTCGTCCTTGCTCGTGCTGCACCTGCTGCTCCTGCCGCAGGTCGGGGCCTTGCGACGGCGGGAGCTGGAGCTCGCGTGGTGGGTCGCCGCGCCGGAACACCCCGGAGGGATCCTCGTCGCAGGACGGCCCGTGGACCTCCACGTGCTGCTGCGCAACCGCTCTCCCGTAGCGTTCACGCCCGCCGGCCTGCGCGTCATCGCGTCATCTACGCTCGAGGCCCCTGTCGACGGTCAGGGCTGCTCCGTCGTCCCCTCCCGCTCCGAGGTCACCTTCCGCCTCGAGGTGGTCCCGCGCGCAGCCGGCCACTGGTTCTTGCATGGCGTCCTCCTGCGGACCACGGACCGCCTCGGGCTCTTCTCCCTCGAGCTCTATTTCCCCCACCCCCTCGAGCTGAAGGTCTTCCCCCCAGCGGGGGCCAGCAAGCTACCGCTGCATTTCCGCCCACGAACGGGCGCGACCCACGAACGTGCCGGCCTGCGCGTCATCCGGCAGCGGGGCATGAGCTCCGACCTCCGAGAGCTGCGAGAGCACTCCCCCGGCGACCCCTTCAAGAACATCGCGTGGAAGGCCACGGCGCGCACCGGGCGACTCATGGTCCGCGAGTTCGAGAGCGAGATCATGACCACGCACTGGCTGCTGCTGGACATCTCGCCCACCATGCGCGAGCCGGCTGCGCCGGGACAGAGCAAGCTGGACCACGCGCTTGGCCTTGCGGCCGGTCTCGCGCGGGCCGCCCTCGACCGCGGCGACCGCGTCGGCCTGCTGACCTTCGACACGCGCGTCTGCGGCCACGTTCCCCCGCGAGACGGCCGTCCGCAGGTCTTCCGCCTCCTCGACCGCCTGCTCGAGGCTCAGAATGTGGTCGATGAGGACCTCACCGACCTCACCGACCAGGAGCTCTACGGCGCCGTCGCCGACTTCCTCCGCCTGCAGGACGGCCTCGACACGCGGCTCGTGCGCCCACCGCCCAGGGGCTCCCCCGTCTGGGCCGACCTCGTCGAGGGCCCCCACGGGGAATGGATCGACCGCGACGCCACGCACCGGGCGGTACGGGAATCCCTCGCGCGCCGCCGGGATGGCGGAACCCCCTCCTGGTGGACGCGCATCGTGGCCGCGAGTCCGGAGACCGCCGAGCTGCGCCTCTTCTGTCGCCTGCGCGGCATCGAGGTTCCCTACCGCCGTCCGTCGCCCCTCGCGCGAAAGCACCAGGGGCTGGCCGCCGCGCTCGGCGAGGCGGCGTTCTCCCGTGCGTCCCAGATGCTGCTCGTGCTCACCGATTTGGAAGACGTCGGGGAGCCGCGCGAGGTGCTCGACGTCCTCGCCCTCGCCCAGCGCCGACGTCACCACGTGGTGGTGCTCGCCCCCTACGGGCCCGCCTTCGCGCAACGCAGCGCCGGCGTTCACGAGGCCCGCATGGCCGTGGTCCTCGGCCTCCGGCACCGCCGGCAGCGCGAAGAGATCCGGGGCTCGATCGAGCGGCTGGGGATCCCGGTGCTCTCGCTCTCCCCCGAGGACACCGCGGAGAGGGTGCTCGCGCGTCTCGCCCGCGGCACGCCGCGACGCGCCGGCAGTTTGCGTCTCTGA
- a CDS encoding MoxR family ATPase, whose amino-acid sequence MSTLPDDSLRQAHEDTAALRREVERSVLGPPEIVDLLLTALVARGHALLEGVPGVAKTTLVKTFSRTLGCTFRRIQFTPDLLPSDITGTYILDVRTSTFQLREGPIFANVVLGDEINRAPAKTQSALLEAMQETQVTIEGHTRPLPPPFMVLATQNPIEHEGTYPLPEAQVDRFLVKLVMRYPTLEDERRVLTTYNRPAPAANAVLSPERILELQRLAEDVHVDDELLDYILGLARFTREHRRVYLGASPRASLMLMHAAKARALLSGRAFVLPDDVKQLASPVLAHRLILAAEAELEGLHPEAIVTEALEKVRYQTRR is encoded by the coding sequence ATGTCCACCCTGCCTGACGACTCCCTGCGCCAGGCGCACGAGGACACCGCCGCCCTCCGGCGGGAGGTGGAACGTTCGGTCCTCGGTCCACCGGAGATCGTCGACCTGCTCCTGACGGCGCTCGTGGCGCGCGGCCACGCGCTGCTGGAAGGGGTCCCCGGGGTGGCAAAGACCACCCTGGTGAAGACCTTCTCGCGGACCCTGGGGTGCACGTTCCGCCGCATCCAGTTCACGCCCGACCTCCTCCCGTCGGACATCACGGGAACGTACATCCTCGACGTGCGCACGAGCACCTTCCAGCTGCGCGAGGGGCCGATCTTCGCCAACGTGGTCCTCGGCGACGAGATCAACCGGGCCCCCGCCAAGACGCAGAGCGCGCTGCTGGAGGCGATGCAAGAGACCCAGGTGACGATCGAGGGGCACACCCGGCCTCTCCCGCCGCCTTTCATGGTCCTCGCCACCCAGAATCCCATCGAGCACGAAGGGACCTACCCGCTCCCCGAGGCGCAGGTGGACCGCTTCCTCGTGAAGCTGGTGATGCGCTACCCGACCCTCGAGGACGAGCGGCGCGTCCTGACGACCTACAACCGGCCGGCCCCCGCGGCGAACGCTGTCCTCTCTCCCGAGCGCATCCTGGAACTCCAGCGGCTCGCCGAGGATGTCCACGTCGACGACGAGCTGCTCGACTACATCCTCGGGCTCGCCCGTTTCACCCGCGAGCACCGCCGCGTCTACCTCGGCGCCTCGCCCCGGGCGTCGCTGATGCTGATGCACGCCGCGAAAGCGCGCGCGCTCCTCTCGGGGCGGGCGTTCGTCCTGCCCGACGACGTGAAGCAGCTCGCGAGCCCGGTCCTCGCCCATCGGCTGATCCTGGCGGCCGAAGCCGAGCTCGAGGGCCTGCACCCCGAGGCCATCGTGACCGAGGCGCTCGAGAAGGTGCGCTACCAGACGCGGCGCTAG